GCAACATTTTGCATTTTCCATTAGGGTTAAAAACATAGCTACACACACTCCCTCCTCTTCCATCCCTGTTCAGAGGCTGTTTTTAAAACTAGGGGGATAGTGAAACTGTCTAGTACTGGAGGAGAGCTGAGTCAAGTGTTGGTTGGACCTCAGTAACAAGGCGGTTTCTGAGTGCAGTTGTTTCAAGGGTCAGGGGTCAAAGGATGTCTTTAACTGGGGGGTCAGTGGTGAAGCTGAGCGGTCCCTGAGGTGCTCCTGGATACCCAGCAACAGCACCAGCAGTaaaagcagcagtagcagtagaagtagaagtagcatcaacagtagcagtagtaacagcaacagcagcagtagtaacagcagtagtagtaacagcagcagtaacagcaggagtagtagtagcagcagtaacaGCAGCAGAATTActagcagtagtaacagtagcagcagcagtagcagcagctgtAGCAGTAGCAGTGGGGAGCTGCAGATCAATGGAGATCTGGAGCAGGGGAGTACTGATCTCACTGGACTGCAGGCCGCTGGCCACCCTCAGCAGGCAGCTGAGCACCATGTCTTTGGCCCGGCCCGCTTCCAGGTGGCCCTCACGGCTCAGCTGCAGGGTGATCTGATCCAGGCTGGTCAGAAGCAGCTCTGAGGCTAGCAGATGGCTGGGAAAACCCTCACTACAACCCCCTTCCCGGGCCATGCTCTCCAGCATGTACTGCTGGTACAGGTCCAGTAGCTTGTGCTCCAGGTAGCGGTTGAGCAGCGAGTTGGAAAGGGGCCCCTCACACCCCTGGAGGAGGAAGCTCCGGTCGCGGCCGCTCCCCGCCCTCCAGCGGGAGGATCCCAAGCCTGAGCCCCTCTGGAGAGGACACAGTGGCCTGTCTTCAGAGGCCCGATCTGGGGGAGAGTCATCTGTGGCCGGGAGGACGTCACAGGAAAAGAGAAAGGGGCCGTCAGCCTGGGTGTCGCTGCAGGGCAGGAGCTCCCCATCATTGTCTGAGAGAGGCAGCACCTGGTCCCCCCCGATGTGAAGGTCGCTGTAGTTCTGACAGATACTCTGACAGGAGGAGGGCACCAGGAAGGGGACCTCACCACCAGAATGAGCCTGCCCAGGGATCTCCATCTCTGGGGAGATGTGTCTGCCAGGATGGGGCCTCTGGGAATGCAGGGCCTGCGTTGGAGAAGAAGCCTGGGGCTGGATTTGGGCACTCACCCGGGAAGGCCTCTGGTTTTGGGGCACCCTAGGCAAGATGGAGTGGCCATTTCTGCTTGGCTGGCCTGGAGAGGCCTGGAGTGTGGAGAGCAGGGCGGCTTTAACCGGCTGTGAGCCAGCCCTCACACTACTCTTGGGGGGCTCTATCACAGGGAGGAGAGGGTCCAGTCTCTCCTGGTCACTACAGTAGGTCATGCTCCATAGTATGCTCTCACACAGCATGGCTGGAAAGGAACACACGTATATAGCTGTTTGGTCAGTTTGCAGCAGCTTGTGGATAAAGTGTATTTGGTCAGTTTACAGCAGCTTGTGGATAAAGTGTCTTTGAAGccctttttatttttatattttagaaTGTATTCATACATTTAAGAACCAACTCTGGGCAGTAATATGCATTTTTGTTTCGACTCTTCAATCATAATAATTCAGTAGTGAAACCCCTTACCTTCAAATTCAAACGATACAACATGTCAAATGATGCAACACTCTTCAAGTCATGCAGTCCACCACCTGTTGCTCTGAGTTGGATGTGTGCCCCTCTTCTCGTTGTATTCATGTCAATGTCTCCAGTGTCTCCAGGTCTATTGTACCAAGCCAGTGCAGTACAATAGAGCAGTGTGAGGTGAGTGGTTGTGACAAGTGTAGGTAGCATTGCTTTAAGCTTTATACAAGACCAAGAGGAAGTGAGAGGGCTGTTTTCCATGTCCTCCATCATAGCATCTGTGAAACATGTCCTGAACATGAAACAACACAGTtttgttttccactttaaaaaagCAGGTGAGGGGTTTAAAAGAGGAAGGAAAGACTGATTTAAGGAGAAAGAAACTTCACATTAAGCAAAGCAAATAGAAATTGGACTGTCTCTTTCGCCTTGTCTCGAACTgacagaaagtgtgtgtgtgtgtgtgtgtgtgtgtgtgtgtgtgtgtgtgtgtgtgtgtgagtgtgtgtgtggccatgcCTAAGCATCTGGTCTGTTTAAAGGCCTGTACAGGATGACAGAAAGGGAAGTGTGGCCTCACGCTCCAGCCTGGGGTCATGAAACCACAACTATTTCCTCTTTGAAACCCAAGACTCTGGGCAGCTCAGTGTTATGCTGGAAACCAGACCCCGCAGAGTCAGTCAGGTCTGCTCTGTCACATTGTGTAACCATAGGTGCCATGGAGAGCTGAGCCCATCTGATTAGGGAATCAATTTAATGCATTGGGGGATCTCTCAGTCTACAATCTATATACTTTATAGTTCTATTGCGGTCATATAAAGATTTGCATAGTAGAGGTGCTTTACCAATTATGATAATTCACCTGTATTCCTGAGCTGTAGGAGCTTCAAGAGCTGTAGGAGCTTCCAGAGCTATGGGCATCAGGCTAAGCTACAACCTGCATAGGTTCAGTAAATGATAGTTAGGGGCTTATATGTGCACACTTATCTACAGACATATCAAATGCACTTAACACAGGTGGTAACATGCTTTCTTTGATTGAAGTAATCAGAGAGGTAGGatgtgacatcaataagaagatGATAGACAATAGTTCAACTGCCTTCTTCGCACAAGGCCATATCTGGTGGGGGGGTTTGTTTTCTTGTGTTCACTCTCTAGTCTAGGGCTCCTTAGTCACTAGATGAGTCATCCTCGCCTTGCGTCTGTTGGCCAGCAGAGAACCAGCGCAACAATGTCGTTCACAGGGCCTGAAACATGACACTGCAGTCACCTTAATTATTTATTAGGAGGGGAAATTTAGACAGATATAACGCATAGCGTAATCCGTAATCTATTAAATTAACACTGAAAGTGTGGACCTGTATAGACACTGGAACAGTGTTAAATTCACACACTGCttggtgtaaagccttatttccCAGAGCACATTGCCTTTTGACTGAATTTTAGAGTTACCACCCacgactgtatttgttagtgacaaacacatggttgttgaattcgtTCATTTTTAGTTCTATGGACTTCACCAAGTGATTTCCTACTGGAGGCAAATGTTATcattaaaggtcctgaacagtcattctgattcccatgtaaaatagccttttgagtgactaaaatGTCACCTATAATATTTTTGGGGGATAGAAATgctttattaaaaaaatatatatgtttctctcatggctaactacctAGAAGTTTtaaaagacaggctgagtgggcagggaacttatattcatgagctcaccttgactgacagctctttgaaacgcctatgtcaagaaacttggatgcaatgagcagtgttgcagtaaaatcatctctagctaatttggtgatacacaaagcaactcaaacaacattgaaattgcatcaatggtgtcaatagttatttttataCATCTCCTGTTTGGCATGTCTGCTTCAGAGTTTTAAACTAcccccttttgttccatgctgactgaagacctagctagcctgtaactagctaacatcagacacagatgaaaggggaaacatatacagtgctttcagaaagtattcataccccttgacgtaTTCAAGGACTGCTGGAGTTTGGACATCTGACAGCTGAAATGTTTATTCACATGCGTTCAGAATGACTGTAAGGGTTAGAAATATTGTGAGACTACTAAAACCATTtaaaactggaacaaccatttcagtaacgggtgcaatgaatctaactaactgattggattagtttagaaaaatgtatgttcgttatctttgtgtagcataagattaatcaatcaatgaccatgcaaaaacacagatatcaAAAACAATCCTAAAAAATCGAGCTGCTGTAGAGCATGCTGGGCAATCTGATAATGATGGGCATGGTTTTGATGAGAATGTTTAAGTCTCCACAGAGTAAAACTGACacaatcacactctcacactcaacactggttattaacaccaacactggggttattttacaccattGAGTGTTAATACTCTTACAGagttaatttaactcctgaatcaacactagaaatgttacactgaaaaaagCAACACAAGGTAACACTGGCTGATTTGCAGTGTATAGCCCACTGGGCAGAGCGACCACAGCGTGTGCGTTTTGGTGACACTGGGAGCTTGAGGTGCCCATAAGGACATTTGACACGGGACTGCTGTTCAATAGTAATGACACTGGAGCGGGTTGAATTTCGAGGCCCGTTGCCATAGCACAACCCCCCATAACACCGTAGTGATAGCCGGTAAAGTTGTTTATTTAAGTGAGAGGAGTCCCAAATGATCTTCTCTGCCAACCATACTCACAGGCagtttcagaaccatggacaaGACCAATGTCATACTGTCTTTTTTTAACTTGCCGTGCGCTTGTTTTCTAACTGATTTCTGAGGAATGCTACTTGGAAACGGTTATGGATGGATGTGTCACTGTCATTTGGGCACCTCGATTGAACTAACATTATATTTTATAACTGTGAGTCGCTCCACGCACAGGAGGGATGTTCAGGAAGATCAATAATGCGTTCCGTCCCAACCATGGGCACAGGGCTCGTGATGGCGGTCCGTGGTCCGAGCAGGACTACCACAGCGCGTGCACCGTCAAGCTGGTgcgtagcacctccatgctcgtGGTGGGCCAGAGGAGGCAGTCATCCGTCAACTCCACACTGAAGCGGAGCAAAAGTTCTGTGAACGTAGAGTCCACCACCACCTTGTATTATTACCAGAGGCAGGAGGACCGGATATGGCTCTACTCTCAGAACCAGAACTGCCTGGAGTATTTGGAAGAGCTGGTGGCATTGAGACGGCAGTACACGAGGAGCGTCAACAACTTCAAAAGCAATGAGACGAAGGCCACAATCTCCCCCAAGAAGAAGCCGGCGCCTCCACCGCCCACCTCCAAGGACGCACAGGTAGAAAGGATTTGTGAAACACTTAATGGCTATGACCTCACCTCATAATTATCCTTGTGCCCTAACTGAAATTGTTGAACCACTGAATGCCTTCTGCTAAAGAACACAATAGACAATCATATTCTCTCTTATGTTTGTTTTGTGTATTTTGTTAAGATTATGAGGACCAAACCGTCTGCCCCTCCAATCCCCAACGAGGAGGACACTCTGGACTTCTTTGACGCTGTCATCGCGAGCTGTGACCCTGAGCCCACTCGCAAGCCCCATGTAGACAATGGGCACGCTGACGTTGACTTCATTGGTGAGTTGTGTTTTGGTTAGAAGTATGATCAAGTTGCATAAACAGTGAGGACAGTGGACAGCTACCTGGTGCTAATATAGAGACAGTGGACAGATACCTGGTGCTGATCTAGAGATACACAGCAAATgctccagtgttaaatcaacactgacagTGTTAAATTTAAAACTGGGCCAgtgtctatatgggtccacaCTTTTGAGTGTTAAAGGTCCCGAATGGTCATTttgattcccatgtaaaataaCCTTTTGAGTagccatccaacctttttatgtgagtaaagtacgTCAGATAAAAAAATGTCATGACTGGCCTGATGGAAACATAAATATTTtctgtaaactttccaaatgtcgacaaaacaaaatacgctagacaaggtggttTCTTTTTGTGTCGGTAGAATGATGTACGCgagaaatgtcggtggaaacgctttatgcgcaaatattgatactGATActgtaataaccatcatatcgaagtaaacttgaagTCACGCAATGagatgttgtgtggtcctcccactaggactcgtcgggaaagcatgcagtttattaggctacagatgaaacaaGTTATGATGAAcatcacagggtggtgaaagtgaaaggtgatgagcttgatgctcctttctaataaatatcgagggtcttattctggtgacatgatcatcgatgcttggctgccagttgacaaataataataatctcatcatctcatcatgtaggctatatgttcaCTGTAGCCGGTTAGAATGCACGtaccaataccagagtgggcacactcaTATAACGCACATTTTCTTTGTGAGGAAACAtgagtagagttgaaaatgcattggaaaaccatttaacttgtatttttttattcggtacatgtgaATTTAACCAAAAACTGTATTTTTTATGTGCACACATCATCACGCAGAgtcttttatctgcaacaagtcaatttgatggaaacacatctctggtgggaaaatgtgcatactgTTTTAATGcggatttttgaatattcgcatgaaaatctgttgccaattggatggaaacctagctctAAAATATCACCCCGAATATTTTGGGGGGTAGAAATGCTCAAAATTACAGAAAAAGTCATctttctctcatggctaactaccaggaagtttgaaaagacaggctgagtgggcagGGAGGTTATATTCATGAGCTCACCTTTACTGACAGCTCTTTGGAAGGACTATATCAAAAAATCTTGGACGCAGTGAGCAGTTAAATCATCTCAAGCAAATTTAGTGATACACAAAGCAATTTAAACAACGTCGAAATTGCATCAATCATGTCAATTTTACATCTCCCGTTTGACATGTCTTTGTGATgcggttcacagcagcactgacagatgaaaggggaaacataAGTGGCAGACGACATGCTCAAACTAACATAACCATAGACCAattaaactggtacaacacttccactTGCGGGTGGCCCAAAAAAACCAACTAATTGAAAGCCCCCCCAACACGAAGCCACGCCccaatataatttcccagtgtgcctttttgagtgaattgtagagttacgatcaatgactgtatttgttagtgacagagacatggttgttgaattcatTCATTTTCTGTCTTGtggacttcaccaagtgagttcctaCTGTAGGTGAATGTTATCATTCAAATTAAACTGTTAATGACAATTCcttacatatatcataaggccttacttTGATGGCCGTGTTTTACCCCAACATGTTGGTGTTAAGAACCTACTCCTAAAGAAAATCTAGCTGCAGTAGAGCATAATGGGAAATTAGATAATGATGGGCATAGTTTTGATGAGAATGTTTTAGTCTCCACAGAGTAAAACTGACACAATCACACTCaacactggttattaacaccaacactgaggatattttagagggttaatttaactcctgaatcaacactagaaatgtaacactgaaaaatcaacactaggtgtAGTGAAGAGCTAGCTACCTGGTGCTGATCTGGAGACAGTAAACAGCTCATGGCACTGTCTCAGAGTAATTGTAACTGATCACAAACTACCCTTTAGTGGTTTCTCCTTTCCCCATGTAGAATTTGGATGGGCATTTTGAGAACTGATgtgaacccatctctctctctccttcagtggCCACCAGCACCAGTGAGCACGACCTCCACTCCAACTGGGTCATGCGGGTCCCACGGTGTCCCACAGATGAGTCCAAGCTGAAGAAGCCGGCCCCAACCAGCGAAAGCAGCAGCAAGGCCAAGAAGAAGAACAGCGACAAAGGGACGACGAGCAGCCGACGACACCTACAGAGGAACCCCATCCACCTGCCCAAAGTGGTGGAGAGTGCCTTCCAGACACTGCGCTTCAAGCCGAAACTCAAAAAGAAGGAGTAGTGGGAACTTTTCCGGAGTTTTATAACAAGTACGGGAGTCGACTTGGGGAGGTCCCGCGACATGCATGCACACAGCTGGCGAGGAATTGGcagggaagtgagagagagaagtaggCCTAGAGGAAGTGGGAACTGAGCGAGAACCGTGGGGTATGGGAATAGAAAGTGGCATCCAATGATCGCATTGTGTTGGTGTGGACAGGCAAGGCATGGGACATTGTTCGCTATGCCACCAGAAAATGGCATCAAAAAGTTTTTGCCAGAGGCACCTGTCCTGACGCGCACCTGTTGGCGTTTTCGCGTCTAATACTGGCCCTGGCGGCCTGATAAATTATCCAGTCTGCTGCGGCCCATGGGACTGATGGGAATGTAACCCGATCCTTAAAGGACCATGTGTAACTTCGACAGCGTAATTCCCAACAAACACTCTCATTACTTAGTTACTGTGACTAAACAGACCACCTACTCCACATGACTCAGCTGACATCACAATCAGTCAAGTCTTTCAACTGAACAATGCAACTGTCCATTTTCTTTTCCAAGTATTTTTTATACACATTTAGACTAGGCTAATTTTATCCAGGTTTACCTGTCGCATCAGTCTCTTAAGACGATCAACATCACCGTATGAAATGTAAGATGTTCCCTATGTGCCTCAAAGACTGAATGATTAAAATTATTCCTAAATATTAACCAAGGTTTTGCAAATGGCACTGCTTATTTAGTTTTATACTGTAATAGGATACCATTGTACTGTTACAATATGATTTATCCTGTTAAGTCTATATTTCTGTACATTAAAATGGGTCACCATGGCAGATTCACTTTTTCCATGACTTCATGTGGACCCTTGGTGTGTTTGTTGAATGTTGTACTTTGCAACAGGAGACCACAGGCTGAACTCAGGCTGGTTATCGACACAATAATATGAGAGCAGTAGGGAAAAGAGTTATACTCCTCCAAACCTTGAAGGAAT
The Coregonus clupeaformis isolate EN_2021a chromosome 40, ASM2061545v1, whole genome shotgun sequence genome window above contains:
- the LOC121572808 gene encoding uncharacterized protein C13orf42 yields the protein MFRKINNAFRPNHGHRARDGGPWSEQDYHSACTVKLVRSTSMLVVGQRRQSSVNSTLKRSKSSVNVESTTTLYYYQRQEDRIWLYSQNQNCLEYLEELVALRRQYTRSVNNFKSNETKATISPKKKPAPPPPTSKDAQIMRTKPSAPPIPNEEDTLDFFDAVIASCDPEPTRKPHVDNGHADVDFIVATSTSEHDLHSNWVMRVPRCPTDESKLKKPAPTSESSSKAKKKNSDKGTTSSRRHLQRNPIHLPKVVESAFQTLRFKPKLKKKE
- the LOC121572505 gene encoding TLR adapter interacting with SLC15A4 on the lysosome, coding for MLCESILWSMTYCSDQERLDPLLPVIEPPKSSVRAGSQPVKAALLSTLQASPGQPSRNGHSILPRVPQNQRPSRVSAQIQPQASSPTQALHSQRPHPGRHISPEMEIPGQAHSGGEVPFLVPSSCQSICQNYSDLHIGGDQVLPLSDNDGELLPCSDTQADGPFLFSCDVLPATDDSPPDRASEDRPLCPLQRGSGLGSSRWRAGSGRDRSFLLQGCEGPLSNSLLNRYLEHKLLDLYQQYMLESMAREGGCSEGFPSHLLASELLLTSLDQITLQLSREGHLEAGRAKDMVLSCLLRVASGLQSSEISTPLLQISIDLQLPTATATAAATAAATVTTASNSAAVTAATTTPEHLRDRSASPLTPQLKTSFDP